A window of Candidatus Xiphinematobacter sp. Idaho Grape contains these coding sequences:
- the secD gene encoding protein translocase subunit SecD, whose amino-acid sequence MSPILLFAFWLIVVALLGWYCIEDFSGRRPILGLILSGLLISFCLQQVWPPSGKIPLGLDLQGGSSFLIKLVCQPGEKITREMLWQAVEVVRQRIDLLGVNEPIIAPQGENCILVQVPGIETPQQIEETKTQLQRMAKLEFASIHPESQRLILLIESGQGIIPPGYIVKTEQFRNSEGNVHTVRHLVRKRPEVTGNHVASAHIFFDQQGYGVSLRLDSEGAKLFDGLAETHLGQPLAILLDGQIQSTPILKARHYGGAAQITGNFTEQQARYLANILQNPLRIPVEIEEIRSVSATLGRDSVHQGLIAGSMGVTLVMVFTGIYYRLAGLIALFGLAVNMLLLLGMMAMFRFVFTLPGIAGVILTIGMSVDASVLIYERLREELRTRKALDAALHGAYEKAFSAILDANATTLLAAIILFWQATGTVRGFAITLTLGIITSLFSSLIVTRTLLHWVVTKGYLRKLHLLDWIPKWQFDFLGKQKLAVGISLLLLIGTVVFLTLRGRGNFGIDFLGGDLLVMQCRQPFSIKEVHRELEQLGFGETISVQLAHGIGPEKLVIQGPKGSSKAIIAALSDTFSNRGLQVVQQDTVGARVGREFAKKSTFALGLSIAAILCYVAMRFEFAFALGAVVAVVHDVLITIGLFAFTGGVFSLILVGAVLIVAGYSVNDTIVVFDRIREKWSGSKSLRVVEALVNQSINETLGRTVLTGGTTLLSVAALYFIGGEILRDFAFTILVGVFVGTYSSVFVASPVAVWYARRKRKIFGASYK is encoded by the coding sequence GTGTCACCTATCCTCCTATTTGCTTTTTGGTTGATTGTTGTAGCTCTGCTTGGATGGTACTGTATAGAGGATTTTTCAGGCCGCAGGCCTATTCTTGGTCTAATCCTCAGCGGTCTTTTAATATCTTTTTGCCTACAGCAAGTATGGCCTCCGTCAGGAAAAATTCCATTGGGTCTGGATTTGCAGGGAGGTAGTTCGTTCCTAATCAAACTAGTCTGTCAACCTGGCGAAAAAATTACACGGGAGATGTTGTGGCAGGCGGTGGAAGTTGTCCGTCAACGCATCGACTTGCTTGGGGTAAACGAGCCTATTATTGCCCCACAGGGAGAGAATTGCATCCTTGTTCAGGTTCCGGGAATAGAAACTCCACAGCAGATAGAGGAAACGAAGACCCAACTGCAGCGGATGGCGAAGCTAGAGTTCGCATCTATTCACCCTGAAAGTCAGCGTCTCATCCTGCTAATTGAGTCCGGCCAGGGAATAATTCCACCAGGCTACATCGTTAAGACGGAACAATTTAGAAACTCTGAGGGGAACGTCCACACAGTTAGACACCTTGTCAGAAAGCGTCCTGAAGTTACGGGAAACCACGTTGCTTCTGCTCATATTTTCTTCGATCAACAGGGGTATGGAGTAAGTCTTCGCTTAGATAGCGAGGGAGCTAAGCTTTTCGATGGATTGGCAGAAACTCACTTGGGGCAACCTCTTGCAATACTCTTAGATGGACAGATCCAATCCACTCCTATTCTGAAGGCACGCCATTACGGTGGAGCAGCTCAGATCACCGGTAATTTTACGGAGCAACAGGCAAGATATTTAGCAAATATCTTACAGAATCCACTCCGTATACCCGTAGAAATTGAGGAAATTCGCAGTGTATCGGCCACTTTGGGACGAGATTCGGTGCATCAGGGACTAATTGCTGGGTCAATGGGAGTAACACTGGTAATGGTGTTCACGGGAATATATTACCGTTTAGCTGGCCTGATTGCTCTCTTTGGGTTAGCTGTAAATATGCTTCTCCTTCTGGGTATGATGGCCATGTTTCGCTTTGTTTTTACGCTACCCGGAATTGCTGGCGTCATCTTAACAATTGGTATGTCTGTGGATGCTAGCGTGCTTATCTATGAGCGTCTTCGGGAAGAGCTAAGAACTAGAAAGGCACTGGATGCTGCGCTCCACGGGGCGTATGAGAAGGCATTCAGCGCCATTTTAGACGCCAACGCTACGACACTTTTGGCAGCAATCATCCTCTTTTGGCAAGCAACTGGGACGGTGCGAGGATTTGCGATAACACTTACGCTAGGAATTATAACATCGCTCTTTTCATCACTGATCGTTACCCGTACCCTTCTCCATTGGGTTGTCACCAAAGGATACCTCCGGAAACTACACCTACTGGACTGGATTCCTAAATGGCAATTTGACTTTCTGGGGAAGCAGAAACTAGCTGTTGGAATTTCGCTGTTGCTCCTGATCGGTACCGTGGTATTCCTTACCCTGCGAGGGAGGGGGAACTTTGGTATTGACTTCCTTGGGGGAGATCTCCTCGTCATGCAGTGCCGGCAACCTTTTTCTATAAAAGAAGTGCATCGTGAATTGGAACAGCTAGGTTTTGGAGAAACTATTTCCGTTCAACTCGCACATGGTATTGGTCCTGAAAAACTCGTCATCCAAGGCCCCAAAGGTTCTTCCAAAGCAATTATCGCCGCTCTCTCTGACACATTTTCAAACCGAGGGCTACAGGTGGTACAACAGGACACTGTTGGCGCTCGGGTTGGGAGGGAATTCGCCAAAAAGTCGACCTTTGCTCTAGGACTGAGCATAGCAGCCATTCTCTGCTACGTTGCCATGCGCTTTGAATTTGCATTTGCTCTAGGAGCAGTTGTTGCAGTAGTGCATGATGTTCTCATTACGATCGGTCTCTTCGCTTTTACAGGCGGCGTTTTCTCTCTTATCCTGGTGGGAGCCGTCCTAATTGTTGCTGGGTACTCCGTCAATGACACAATAGTGGTCTTTGATCGCATCCGAGAGAAATGGAGTGGTAGTAAATCCCTAAGAGTCGTCGAGGCATTGGTAAATCAAAGTATTAACGAAACCCTTGGGAGGACTGTTTTAACTGGTGGTACCACTTTACTTTCTGTGGCAGCCCTTTATTTTATTGGAGGAGAAATTCTTCGAGACTTCGCTTTTACAATCCTAGTTGGTGTGTTTGTAGGGACCTATTCCTCAGTGTTTGTGGCATCACCAGTCGCCGTTTGGTATGCACGCCGCAAAAGGAAAATTTTTGGGGCCAGCTATAAGTAA
- the rpsU gene encoding 30S ribosomal protein S21: MQKKKVGEIVAEVVVRKGEPIDRALKRLKGKIDADGILDEVRRLRAFETPTQKARRKAKNNAKRSKMKLRFHMH, translated from the coding sequence TTGCAAAAAAAGAAAGTAGGTGAAATTGTGGCTGAAGTAGTTGTTCGTAAAGGAGAACCCATCGATCGGGCGCTGAAGCGCTTGAAGGGCAAGATCGATGCGGATGGGATATTAGATGAAGTGCGGCGTCTGCGTGCCTTCGAAACTCCAACCCAAAAAGCTAGGCGGAAGGCCAAAAACAATGCCAAGCGGAGTAAGATGAAGCTCCGCTTCCATATGCATTGA
- a CDS encoding NAD-dependent epimerase/dehydratase family protein yields MPRALVIGCGFVGEVIADLLFRSGWDVYATCRTEQATERLARKPYPVKACDVIQSTSLQSLSDLQLDAVFFCASSRGGNAESYRALYLRGSYNISRILHPKKVLFTSSTSLYAQESGELVDEQSLTEPKHSAGKILLEAESVILGSGGTVARLAGIYGPTRSVLMKKFLTGEARLEGDGQRWINQIHREDAARALVYLLYAPAGIYNVCDNRPAMQCEIYQWLANFFQMPLPRQGQTNPERKRGCTNKRVSNQKLRDRQWAPHWVSYREAISSIAPTLVEAPKRGGRPGKEVL; encoded by the coding sequence ATGCCTAGAGCTTTGGTCATTGGATGTGGGTTCGTTGGGGAGGTCATAGCCGATTTGCTTTTTCGGAGTGGTTGGGATGTTTACGCAACCTGTAGAACCGAGCAAGCAACTGAGCGGCTTGCTCGTAAACCTTATCCAGTAAAAGCTTGTGATGTCATACAGAGTACAAGCCTCCAGTCACTCTCTGATTTGCAATTGGATGCAGTTTTTTTCTGTGCTAGCTCTCGAGGAGGGAATGCGGAATCCTATCGGGCGCTATACCTCCGAGGAAGCTACAATATTTCTAGAATTCTTCACCCCAAAAAAGTCCTTTTTACCAGCAGTACTTCTCTTTATGCCCAGGAGAGTGGGGAGCTTGTGGATGAGCAAAGCCTCACAGAACCTAAGCACTCGGCGGGTAAGATTCTGCTGGAGGCAGAAAGCGTGATACTGGGATCTGGTGGAACCGTTGCGCGACTAGCTGGGATCTACGGCCCAACACGTAGTGTGCTCATGAAGAAATTTCTTACAGGGGAGGCTCGATTGGAAGGCGATGGGCAGCGTTGGATAAACCAAATTCACCGGGAGGATGCAGCGCGGGCTTTAGTGTATCTCCTATACGCTCCAGCAGGTATTTACAATGTCTGTGACAACAGGCCAGCTATGCAGTGTGAGATATATCAGTGGCTGGCAAACTTTTTTCAAATGCCATTGCCTCGGCAAGGTCAAACAAATCCAGAACGTAAGCGGGGATGTACCAACAAGCGTGTTAGCAATCAGAAACTACGCGACAGGCAATGGGCTCCACACTGGGTGTCGTATCGAGAAGCTATTTCTAGTATCGCCCCCACACTCGTTGAAGCCCCAAAGAGAGGTGGTAGACCTGGGAAGGAAGTGCTTTAG
- a CDS encoding diflavin oxidoreductase — MRKAATISPLSKGNSSFGHLTVNRRLTDKSFGKEARHFEISLEEEGLQYEVGDSVGILPTNDPQLVERILRVLQFSGTESVQTSGGSVVSLQQALLGGCALTRPSKQLLSAIAKRDPSAAFLKDLLDPSAMKKLGQYLFGKDILDFLEKFRSIRFTPEEFVGLLRKMQPRLYSIASSQKVYPCSIHLTVAVVRYMSYDRLRRGVCSTFLAERAAVTPLFIHSARHFRLPKDPDVPIIMVGPGTGIAPFRAFLQERRAIGARGKNWLFFGGRRYASDFFYRNELEAYCTEGMLHRLDAVFSRDQELKTYVQHRMLEKAKEFYHWLESGAYLYVCGDAAHMAKEVENTLHAIVEKVGNKTSDQSGEYVKKLKSERRYRCDVY; from the coding sequence TTGAGAAAGGCCGCTACAATATCTCCCCTTTCTAAGGGGAACTCCTCCTTTGGACACTTGACTGTCAATAGAAGATTGACCGATAAAAGTTTTGGGAAGGAAGCACGCCATTTTGAGATTTCTCTTGAAGAGGAGGGTTTACAGTATGAGGTTGGGGATTCAGTCGGAATTCTTCCGACGAATGATCCACAGTTGGTAGAAAGAATTTTAAGAGTACTTCAATTCTCTGGTACAGAGTCCGTCCAGACGTCCGGTGGGAGTGTGGTCTCATTGCAGCAGGCACTGCTCGGTGGGTGCGCCCTTACCAGACCCTCTAAACAGCTTTTATCGGCAATTGCTAAAAGAGATCCCTCAGCTGCTTTTCTTAAAGACTTGCTAGACCCCAGTGCGATGAAAAAGTTGGGCCAATATCTCTTCGGGAAAGACATACTGGATTTTCTGGAGAAATTTAGATCTATCCGCTTTACGCCAGAAGAATTTGTCGGGCTTTTGAGAAAAATGCAGCCACGCCTCTATTCAATTGCCTCTTCTCAGAAGGTCTATCCATGTTCTATTCATCTTACTGTAGCTGTAGTCCGTTACATGAGCTATGACCGCCTGCGCCGTGGGGTATGTTCTACTTTTCTTGCTGAGCGTGCCGCAGTAACTCCTTTGTTTATACACTCAGCCAGGCATTTTCGTCTGCCGAAGGATCCAGATGTTCCCATAATCATGGTGGGACCAGGGACTGGCATTGCGCCCTTCCGGGCGTTTTTACAGGAACGTAGGGCTATTGGAGCTAGGGGAAAAAATTGGCTATTCTTTGGGGGGAGAAGGTACGCTTCGGATTTTTTTTACCGGAATGAACTAGAAGCTTACTGTACAGAGGGAATGCTCCATCGCCTGGATGCTGTTTTTTCCAGGGATCAAGAGCTTAAAACCTATGTTCAACACCGCATGCTAGAAAAAGCCAAAGAGTTTTACCATTGGCTAGAATCTGGTGCTTATTTGTACGTCTGCGGGGATGCTGCACATATGGCGAAAGAGGTCGAAAACACCTTACATGCAATTGTAGAAAAGGTTGGGAATAAAACTAGCGACCAGTCGGGAGAATACGTCAAAAAACTGAAAAGTGAAAGGCGTTACCGATGCGATGTCTATTGA
- a CDS encoding LL-diaminopimelate aminotransferase: MAFLNSNYLKLKGGYLFPEISRRVREFCDSCPDVCLIRCGIGDVTESLPLAACAAFHRAVDELGSGKAFRGYGPEQGYRFLRHAIVENDYRSRGIRLDEDEIFISDGSKCDCANILDIFGDQNRIAIADPVYPVYVDTNVMAGHTGAVDALGMRYEGLVYLPCTEANGFIPDIPTKPVDLIYLCCPNNPTGAAATYQQLAIWVEYAVRHRAIIFFDAAYEAFITDSTLPHSIYEIPGAKKCAVEFRSFSKNGGFTGVRCAFTVLPKELEADTGTGECKALHPLWNRRFSTKFNGVGYAVQRAAEALYSSAGKVQVHELVSHYMGNARILREALHSSQLAVFGGVNAPYIWVRGPHGVSSWQAFDHILKEANIVVTPGSGFGKHGEGYFRVSAFGSRLNALEAAQRFKSLKW; the protein is encoded by the coding sequence ATGGCTTTCCTGAACTCCAATTACTTGAAACTCAAAGGAGGGTATCTCTTCCCCGAGATTAGCCGTCGCGTAAGGGAGTTTTGTGATTCCTGTCCGGACGTTTGTCTTATCCGGTGTGGAATTGGAGATGTTACCGAATCTCTGCCACTTGCTGCTTGTGCTGCATTTCATAGGGCAGTAGATGAATTAGGGAGTGGGAAAGCCTTCCGTGGATATGGGCCGGAACAGGGTTATCGATTCCTCCGCCATGCCATTGTGGAGAATGACTATCGCAGCCGTGGCATACGTTTAGATGAGGACGAGATTTTCATCTCAGATGGCTCTAAATGTGATTGTGCCAACATTCTTGATATTTTTGGGGATCAAAACCGTATTGCAATAGCGGATCCTGTTTATCCTGTTTACGTAGATACCAACGTCATGGCTGGTCATACTGGAGCAGTAGATGCCTTGGGAATGCGTTACGAAGGTCTCGTCTATTTACCCTGCACTGAGGCAAATGGGTTTATTCCAGATATTCCTACTAAGCCAGTAGATCTCATCTATCTTTGCTGCCCCAACAACCCAACAGGCGCTGCGGCCACCTACCAGCAGCTTGCTATATGGGTAGAATACGCAGTTCGGCACCGCGCTATTATTTTTTTTGATGCAGCTTACGAGGCTTTCATTACTGACTCTACACTCCCCCATTCAATCTATGAGATTCCGGGTGCGAAGAAGTGTGCTGTAGAATTCCGTAGCTTTTCTAAGAATGGCGGGTTTACGGGGGTACGATGTGCATTTACTGTCCTTCCTAAGGAATTGGAGGCAGATACAGGAACAGGCGAATGCAAAGCGCTACATCCTCTTTGGAATCGGCGTTTTAGCACGAAATTCAACGGTGTAGGATATGCCGTTCAGCGGGCTGCTGAGGCTTTGTACTCCTCTGCAGGTAAGGTTCAAGTCCACGAATTGGTGAGTCATTATATGGGTAACGCGCGTATACTCCGAGAGGCATTGCATAGCTCTCAACTGGCCGTTTTTGGTGGTGTTAATGCTCCCTATATTTGGGTACGCGGTCCGCATGGGGTTTCCTCCTGGCAGGCATTCGATCATATTCTTAAGGAGGCAAACATTGTGGTTACTCCCGGTAGTGGCTTTGGGAAACATGGCGAAGGATATTTCCGAGTTTCTGCTTTCGGCAGTCGCCTGAATGCTCTAGAGGCTGCTCAACGTTTCAAAAGCCTAAAATGGTAA
- a CDS encoding superoxide dismutase: MAYTVPLLGYPFEALEPYVDAATMEIHHDKHHGAYVANLNKALEGFPELQDRPVEKLISHLLSLPEEIRTVVRNNGGGHANHTFFWTIISPDSSPVPVGELASAVASQFHGFGEFKTRFEAVGIAHFGSGWVWLVVNKSCKLEIISTSNQDSPISQGFSPILGLDVWEHAYYLKYQNRRADYVKAMWNVMDWDQAERYYLAAKVS, translated from the coding sequence ATGGCATATACTGTACCACTTCTTGGATATCCATTTGAGGCTTTAGAACCGTACGTCGACGCTGCGACCATGGAGATTCACCATGATAAGCATCATGGTGCCTACGTAGCGAATCTGAATAAGGCACTGGAAGGCTTTCCTGAACTGCAGGACCGGCCCGTTGAGAAGCTTATCTCGCATCTCCTGAGCCTCCCTGAGGAGATTCGCACAGTTGTTCGAAATAACGGTGGAGGACATGCTAACCATACTTTCTTTTGGACAATCATCAGCCCGGATTCTAGCCCCGTTCCTGTGGGGGAGCTAGCATCCGCTGTCGCTAGTCAGTTTCATGGGTTCGGAGAATTTAAAACTCGATTTGAAGCGGTAGGTATCGCTCACTTTGGTAGTGGCTGGGTTTGGCTAGTAGTGAACAAATCCTGCAAGCTCGAGATCATCTCTACCTCCAACCAAGATAGTCCGATTTCTCAGGGGTTTTCCCCAATCCTTGGTCTCGACGTCTGGGAGCATGCCTACTACCTGAAATACCAGAACCGTCGTGCTGACTATGTGAAGGCTATGTGGAATGTTATGGATTGGGATCAGGCAGAGAGATATTATTTAGCAGCCAAGGTTTCTTGA
- a CDS encoding mechanosensitive ion channel family protein — protein MLRLLLLASLYVFPVPASALPEFPGLSGSLPSAASTSSEKTLTEQLQDAKREIDEAQSTLTRMQGEETASALSDASLPSTLQLDLVTAAGNVLRNAQRYLENLETLHHTQKNAEARQFLVKLGTEPGSSSTDVELIRERFYATQQALEAAQGEMQFLLDRTQQSVGHLSKLDQTIRQFGPHPSRNNNWRRELVKLQKRGVELLVLADLARKNTLTLRIGALKQEATADKKLIQANITAIRPQQGKEALNQLEKERADINHYIQEAHKRDQSSQAALNKARENYLRIRSDRISDSTEVISARQQYELAQAEIETVEEIIEDGRSYLHILDTETAYWKSLTKLGDKISTADAQREASALKPKLELIQKWKPHLEQEVRSKQLTIEGIKRHIDERRLKGSDREFLTKKLKLFQEQNEMQQRLLWRVETLQWRLSDWLRQLQQMAPPLPLPTGFKEIWGALYATVAGTFNYEVLHSRETKMVGGTQVVVEEHSVTVGHIIIALTLFLVGYSLLGKVAHSSVRAAQIRFQLPAARIALLEKLVLYPMILLLALCVLSWVRIPLTVFAYLGGALAIGVGFGAQNLINNFISGIILLFERQVNVGDIVEVDAHTGAITALGSRCSRMRRGDGVEVLIPNSLLLEKNVVNWTLTEPNHRFSFTFTVAYGVSVERVMQLVTQALNETPYLLKQPPHCVFFEQFGSDGLIFGVYYWVKLGIEVDPRQPGSDLRLRIDQLFRTEGIQMPFAQRDIHLDSTSPVRVHIESSLQNHNLT, from the coding sequence ATGTTACGACTACTCCTTCTCGCCTCCCTGTATGTGTTTCCTGTACCTGCATCAGCACTTCCAGAATTCCCAGGCCTTTCTGGTTCTCTCCCATCTGCTGCTTCGACATCATCCGAAAAAACTCTCACCGAACAATTGCAGGACGCCAAACGGGAAATCGATGAAGCCCAATCTACGTTGACACGCATGCAGGGTGAAGAGACGGCTAGTGCTCTCTCCGACGCAAGTCTTCCCTCAACGTTACAACTAGATCTTGTTACTGCCGCTGGAAATGTTTTGCGAAACGCACAGCGTTACTTGGAAAACCTGGAGACGCTTCATCATACTCAAAAGAATGCTGAAGCACGTCAATTTTTGGTAAAGCTAGGTACAGAACCTGGGTCTTCTAGCACAGACGTTGAGTTAATTCGAGAGCGCTTTTATGCTACTCAGCAAGCCCTAGAGGCAGCTCAAGGTGAAATGCAATTCTTGTTAGATAGAACTCAACAATCTGTGGGTCACTTGTCTAAGTTGGACCAAACGATCCGGCAATTTGGCCCTCATCCCAGTAGAAACAACAATTGGAGGCGGGAACTAGTTAAATTGCAAAAAAGGGGGGTAGAGCTATTAGTTTTGGCTGATCTTGCCAGGAAAAACACTCTGACTTTGCGAATAGGTGCACTCAAGCAAGAGGCAACCGCCGATAAAAAGTTGATTCAAGCAAATATTACTGCCATCCGTCCCCAGCAAGGGAAAGAAGCTCTAAATCAGTTAGAAAAGGAGCGTGCAGATATCAACCACTACATTCAGGAAGCGCATAAACGCGACCAATCTTCACAAGCTGCTTTGAACAAAGCGCGAGAAAACTATCTCAGAATCCGATCAGATCGAATTTCCGACAGCACAGAAGTTATCTCGGCCCGCCAACAATATGAGCTCGCGCAAGCAGAGATCGAAACAGTTGAGGAAATAATCGAGGATGGACGCAGCTACCTTCACATATTAGACACCGAGACGGCTTACTGGAAGTCCCTCACAAAACTGGGCGATAAGATTTCTACTGCAGATGCACAGAGGGAAGCTTCTGCTCTCAAACCAAAGTTGGAGCTAATCCAAAAATGGAAACCACATCTGGAGCAAGAAGTACGTTCCAAGCAGCTTACCATTGAAGGCATCAAAAGGCATATTGATGAGCGGAGACTAAAAGGTTCGGACCGTGAGTTTCTTACTAAAAAGCTTAAGTTGTTTCAGGAACAAAATGAGATGCAACAGCGGCTTCTCTGGAGGGTAGAAACCCTTCAGTGGAGACTTTCAGATTGGCTACGCCAACTGCAGCAAATGGCTCCACCGCTGCCATTGCCTACTGGGTTCAAGGAAATATGGGGTGCCTTGTATGCAACGGTTGCTGGTACTTTCAATTACGAGGTTTTGCATTCCAGAGAAACTAAAATGGTCGGCGGGACCCAGGTAGTCGTCGAAGAACACTCCGTTACTGTGGGACATATTATTATCGCCCTAACCCTCTTTTTAGTAGGTTACTCCCTTCTGGGAAAAGTTGCTCACTCCTCTGTAAGGGCTGCTCAAATTCGCTTTCAACTTCCTGCTGCACGCATCGCTTTGTTGGAGAAACTCGTGCTCTATCCTATGATTCTTCTCCTGGCCCTTTGCGTACTAAGCTGGGTCAGGATTCCTCTTACAGTTTTTGCCTACTTGGGCGGAGCGCTTGCTATCGGTGTAGGCTTTGGAGCCCAGAATCTTATCAATAACTTTATCAGTGGGATTATTTTACTTTTTGAACGTCAGGTAAATGTAGGTGACATTGTGGAAGTAGATGCTCATACAGGAGCAATCACAGCTCTTGGTAGTCGCTGCTCTCGCATGCGTCGCGGAGATGGGGTAGAGGTCTTAATCCCAAACAGCCTCTTGCTAGAAAAAAATGTCGTCAATTGGACGCTCACAGAGCCTAACCATCGGTTCAGTTTCACTTTTACTGTGGCCTACGGTGTTTCTGTAGAAAGAGTTATGCAGTTGGTCACTCAGGCCCTGAACGAAACTCCGTACCTTCTAAAACAGCCGCCACATTGCGTGTTTTTTGAGCAATTTGGAAGTGACGGTCTTATATTCGGCGTTTACTACTGGGTAAAATTAGGCATCGAGGTGGATCCACGACAGCCAGGAAGCGATCTTCGCCTCCGAATCGACCAACTGTTTCGGACAGAAGGGATTCAAATGCCTTTTGCTCAACGGGATATCCACCTAGATAGTACTTCTCCAGTCCGTGTGCATATCGAGAGTAGTTTACAAAATCACAATCTTACTTGA
- a CDS encoding putative manganese-dependent inorganic diphosphatase, with protein MRTFIVGHRNPDVDAICSALAYAAFKRAHGETGITAARCGNTNQRIDYVLRRFGFSAPLFLSDVSPRVEDVMERAVVTAQLDEPILHALSRMVARHVRSLPVVDKTGCYVGMLSTPKLTDYLLLNGDRKTVHAGCTVYASLADIRESLNAKNVGSSPPSKPETYSLLVGAGAENSFSATLQSADLKSTIVIVGDRPPVLEMAAELGIGAILLVEGAVPTKKLVGICKKNATVLLLTQLDTSSAIIHMRCAVRARQMLHKNSQFLRANLSLEEARRSLAFSPQFIFPVLEQGGGTVLGVFSKSDFLKPVPRQLILVDHNELSQAVTGASEVPIIEILDHHRLGSINTETPILFINRPVGSTCTVVASCYQMAGLSIPKNVAGILMAGIVSDTLNLTSPTATTEDREILGNLAKATGINPSQLADDIFSTGSPLLTTSAQQAIVADCKEYCEQGYTFTVSQIEELNFSHLPGKQESLANALEAYRLKHGYLFSALLVTDINTQNSLLVLRGREDYLHQIDYPMNSPFIWQLDGIVSRKKQLLPYLSGLFNKIA; from the coding sequence ATGAGAACCTTCATTGTCGGACATAGGAATCCAGATGTGGATGCTATTTGCTCGGCCTTAGCGTACGCGGCGTTCAAACGTGCCCATGGAGAAACTGGGATCACAGCGGCGCGCTGTGGAAACACCAACCAGAGGATAGACTACGTTCTAAGAAGGTTTGGCTTCTCTGCTCCCCTTTTTCTAAGTGATGTCTCTCCCCGTGTCGAAGATGTTATGGAGAGAGCAGTAGTGACAGCACAACTGGATGAACCTATCCTACACGCACTCTCTCGGATGGTGGCACGCCATGTGCGTAGTTTACCAGTGGTAGATAAAACTGGTTGCTATGTCGGTATGCTTTCCACTCCCAAACTCACTGATTACTTACTCCTCAATGGTGATAGGAAAACAGTCCATGCAGGCTGTACTGTATATGCTAGCCTTGCTGATATTCGTGAGAGCCTTAATGCCAAGAATGTTGGATCGTCTCCCCCCTCCAAGCCAGAGACCTATTCGCTTTTGGTGGGAGCAGGGGCGGAAAATTCTTTCTCCGCTACGCTTCAATCTGCCGATCTCAAAAGTACTATTGTCATTGTAGGGGACCGTCCTCCTGTTCTGGAAATGGCAGCTGAACTGGGGATCGGAGCTATTCTCCTTGTGGAAGGTGCCGTCCCTACAAAAAAATTAGTGGGGATTTGTAAGAAAAATGCAACTGTCCTCCTTCTAACCCAGTTGGATACTTCCAGTGCCATTATCCACATGCGCTGTGCTGTTCGTGCTCGACAAATGCTCCATAAGAATTCCCAGTTTCTCCGTGCTAACCTTTCTTTAGAAGAAGCACGTAGATCTCTGGCATTTTCCCCTCAATTTATCTTTCCTGTGCTTGAACAGGGAGGGGGGACAGTGCTAGGGGTCTTCTCCAAGAGCGATTTTCTGAAGCCTGTCCCCAGGCAGTTAATTTTAGTAGATCACAATGAGCTAAGTCAGGCAGTTACAGGAGCTAGTGAGGTGCCGATCATAGAAATTCTGGATCACCATCGCTTGGGATCCATCAATACCGAGACACCCATCCTCTTTATCAATCGCCCTGTGGGCTCTACTTGCACTGTCGTGGCCAGCTGCTACCAGATGGCAGGACTATCGATCCCAAAAAACGTAGCGGGAATCTTGATGGCAGGTATCGTTTCTGATACGCTCAACCTTACCTCGCCCACTGCTACCACCGAGGACCGCGAAATCTTAGGTAATCTCGCGAAGGCTACAGGAATAAATCCTTCCCAACTTGCAGATGACATCTTTTCTACGGGATCGCCTCTGCTGACTACAAGCGCGCAGCAGGCCATTGTCGCAGACTGTAAGGAGTATTGTGAGCAAGGCTACACTTTTACAGTTTCTCAAATTGAAGAATTAAACTTTTCTCATTTACCCGGAAAACAGGAAAGTCTAGCGAATGCGCTGGAAGCTTACCGCCTTAAGCATGGCTACCTCTTCTCCGCCCTCCTCGTTACGGATATTAATACACAAAACTCTCTTCTCGTCTTGCGTGGTCGAGAAGATTACCTACACCAAATTGACTATCCGATGAATAGTCCCTTCATTTGGCAATTAGATGGAATTGTTTCTAGAAAGAAACAGCTGTTGCCCTACTTGAGCGGGTTGTTTAACAAGATTGCTTAG
- a CDS encoding phage holin family protein: MGGSFGELRALARGVVRHFTARLFLAAWEGREAGRRCFRLVVTFVIATLLFLISYLLLLSFLILSLARLAGEAWEWLLLVLAVVHGMGAVACVSIFTRCKHKPIFTATLAEVKEDLKTLRLFTK; this comes from the coding sequence ATGGGAGGAAGTTTTGGTGAGCTAAGGGCTCTAGCGAGGGGGGTGGTTCGACATTTTACTGCGCGGTTGTTTCTGGCGGCGTGGGAGGGCCGCGAGGCAGGTAGGCGCTGTTTTCGCTTGGTCGTTACCTTCGTGATCGCAACCCTCCTCTTTCTGATCAGCTATTTGCTTCTACTTTCGTTCTTGATATTGTCCCTAGCCAGGCTGGCTGGAGAGGCATGGGAATGGTTGCTGCTGGTGCTTGCTGTGGTCCATGGGATGGGCGCTGTAGCATGTGTAAGCATCTTTACCAGGTGCAAGCACAAACCAATTTTTACGGCCACCCTCGCAGAGGTGAAGGAAGACCTGAAGACTCTAAGGCTCTTCACCAAGTGA